The Macaca fascicularis isolate 582-1 chromosome 1, T2T-MFA8v1.1 genome includes a window with the following:
- the RNF19B gene encoding E3 ubiquitin-protein ligase RNF19B isoform X6, protein MGSEKDSESPRSTSLHAAAPDPKCRNSGRRRRLTFHSVFSASARGRRSRAKPQAEPPPPAAPPLPAPAPAAAQAPPPEALPAEPAAEAEVEAAAAAAAEPGFDDEEAAEGGGPGAEEVECPLCLVRLPPELAPRLLSCPHRSCRDCLRHYLRLEISESRVPISCPECSERLNPHDIRLLLADPPLMHKYEEFMLRRYLASDPDCRWCPAPDCGYAVIAYGCASCPKLTCEREGCQTEFCYHCKQIWHPNQTCDMARQQRAQSLRVRTKHTSGLSYGQESGPDDIKPCPRCSAYIIKMNDGSCNHMTCAVCGCEFCWLCMKEISDLHYLSPSGCTFWGKKPWSRKKKILWQLGTLIGAPVGISLIAGIAIPAMVIGIPVYVGRKIHSRYEGRKTSKHKRNLAITGGVTLSVIASPVIAAVSVGIGVPIMLAYVYGVVPISLCRGGGCGVSTANGKGVKIEFDEDDGPITVADAWRALKNPSIGESSIEGLTSVLSTSGSPTDGLSVMQGPYSETASFAALSGGTLSGGILSSGKGKYSRLEVQADVQKEIFPKDTASLGAISDNASTRAMAGSIISSYNPQDRFSMTHA, encoded by the exons ATGGGCTCCGAAAAGGACTCCGAGTCGCCGCGCTCCACATCCCTACATGCGGCCGCGCCCGACCCCAAGTGCCGCAACAGCGGCCGGCGCCGGCGCCTCACCTTCCACAGCGTCTTCTCCGCCTCGGCCCGCGGTCGCCGCTCCCGGGCCAAGCCGCAGGCCGAGCCGCCGCCCCCGGCCGCGCCGCCGCTGCCCGCCCCGGCCCCTGCCGCGGCCCAGGCCCCGCCGCCCGAGGCGCTGCCCGCCGAGCCGGCCGCCGAGGCCGAGGTGgaggccgcggcggcggcggcggcggagccGGGGTTCGACGATGAGGAGGCGGCGGAGGGCGGCGGCCCAGGCGCGGAGGAGGTGGAGTGCCCGCTCTGCCTGGTGCGGCTGCCGCCCGAGCTGGCCCCGCGCCTCCTCAGCTGTCCGCACCGCTCGTGCCGGGACTGCCTCCGCCACTACCTGCGCCTGGAGATAAGCGAGAGCAGGGTGCCCATCAGCTGCCCCGAGTGCAGCGAGCGACTCAACCCGCACGACATCCGTTTGCTGCTCGCCGACCCGCCGCTTATGCACAAGTACGAGGAGTTCATGCTGCGTCGCTACCTAGCCTCGGACCCCGACTGCCGCTGGTGCCCGGCCCCGGACTGCGG TTATGCTGTTATTGCCTATGGCTGTGCCAGCTGCCCGAAGCTAACTTGTGAGAGGGAAGGTTGCCAGACGGAGTTCTGCTACCACTGCAAGCAGATATGGCATCCAAATCAGACATGCGATATGGCCCGTCAACAGAGGGCCCAGAGTTTACGAGTTCGGACCAAACATACTTCAGGTCTAAGTTATGGGCAAGAATCTGGACCAG ATGACATCAAGCCATGCCCACGATGCAGTGCTTATATTATCAAGATGAATGATGGAAGCTGTAATCACATGACCTGTGCAGTGTGTGGCTGTGAATTCTGCTGGCTTTGTATGAAAGAGATCTCAGACTTGCATTACCTCAG CCCCTCTGGCTGTACATTCTGGGGCAAGAAGCCATGGAGCCGTAAGAAGAAAATTCTTTGGCAGCTGGGCACGTTGATTGGTGCTCCAGTGGGGATTTCTCTCATTGCTGGCATTGCCATTCCTGCCATGGTCATTGGCATTCCTGTTTATGTTGGAAGGAAG aTTCACAGCAGGTATGAGGGAAGGAAAACCTCCAAACACAAGAGGAATTTGGCTATCACTGGAGGAGTGACTTTGTCTGTCATTGCATCCCCAGTTATTGCTGCAGTTAGTGTTG GTATTGGTGTCCCCATTATGCTGGCATATGTCTATGGGGTTGTGCCTATTTCTCTTTGTCGTGGAGGTGGCTGTGGAGTTAGCACAGCCAACGGAAAAGGAGTGAAAATTGAATTTGATGAAGATGATGGTCCAATCACAG TGGCAGATGCCTGGAGAGCCCTCAAGAATCCCAGCATTGGGGAAAGCAGCATTGAAGGCCTGACTAGTGTATTGAGCACTAGTGGAAGCCCTACAGATGGACTCAGTGTTATGCAAGGTCCTTACAGCGAAACAGCCAGCTTTGCAGCCCTCTCAGGGGGCACGCTAAGTGGCGGCATTCTCTCCAGTGGCAAGGGAAAATACAGCAG GTTAGAAGTTCAAGCCGATGTCCAAAAGGAAATTTTCCCCAAAGACACAGCCAGTCTTGGTGCAATTAGTGACAACGCAAGCACTCGTGCTATGGCCGGTTCCATAATCAGTTCCTACAACCCACAGGACAG GTTTAGCATGACTCATGCATGA
- the RNF19B gene encoding E3 ubiquitin-protein ligase RNF19B isoform X2 produces the protein MGSEKDSESPRSTSLHAAAPDPKCRNSGRRRRLTFHSVFSASARGRRSRAKPQAEPPPPAAPPLPAPAPAAAQAPPPEALPAEPAAEAEVEAAAAAAAEPGFDDEEAAEGGGPGAEEVECPLCLVRLPPELAPRLLSCPHRSCRDCLRHYLRLEISESRVPISCPECSERLNPHDIRLLLADPPLMHKYEEFMLRRYLASDPDCRWCPAPDCGYAVIAYGCASCPKLTCEREGCQTEFCYHCKQIWHPNQTCDMARQQRAQSLRVRTKHTSGLSYGQESGPDDIKPCPRCSAYIIKMNDGSCNHMTCAVCGCEFCWLCMKEISDLHYLSPSGCTFWGKKPWSRKKKILWQLGTLIGAPVGISLIAGIAIPAMVIGIPVYVGRKIHSRYEGRKTSKHKRNLAITGGVTLSVIASPVIAAVSVGIGVPIMLAYVYGVVPISLCRGGGCGVSTANGKGVKIEFDEDDGPITVADAWRALKNPSIGESSIEGLTSVLSTSGSPTDGLSVMQGPYSETASFAALSGGTLSGGILSSGKGKYSRLEVQADVQKEIFPKDTASLGAISDNASTRAMAGSIISSYNPQDRECNNMEIQVDIEAKPSHYQLVSGSSTEDSLHVHAQMAENEEEGSGGGGSEEDPPCRHQSCEQKDCLASKPWDISLAQPESIRSDLESSDTQSDDVPDITSDECGSPRSHTAACPSTPRAQGAPSPSAHMNLSALAEGQTVLKPEGGEARV, from the exons ATGGGCTCCGAAAAGGACTCCGAGTCGCCGCGCTCCACATCCCTACATGCGGCCGCGCCCGACCCCAAGTGCCGCAACAGCGGCCGGCGCCGGCGCCTCACCTTCCACAGCGTCTTCTCCGCCTCGGCCCGCGGTCGCCGCTCCCGGGCCAAGCCGCAGGCCGAGCCGCCGCCCCCGGCCGCGCCGCCGCTGCCCGCCCCGGCCCCTGCCGCGGCCCAGGCCCCGCCGCCCGAGGCGCTGCCCGCCGAGCCGGCCGCCGAGGCCGAGGTGgaggccgcggcggcggcggcggcggagccGGGGTTCGACGATGAGGAGGCGGCGGAGGGCGGCGGCCCAGGCGCGGAGGAGGTGGAGTGCCCGCTCTGCCTGGTGCGGCTGCCGCCCGAGCTGGCCCCGCGCCTCCTCAGCTGTCCGCACCGCTCGTGCCGGGACTGCCTCCGCCACTACCTGCGCCTGGAGATAAGCGAGAGCAGGGTGCCCATCAGCTGCCCCGAGTGCAGCGAGCGACTCAACCCGCACGACATCCGTTTGCTGCTCGCCGACCCGCCGCTTATGCACAAGTACGAGGAGTTCATGCTGCGTCGCTACCTAGCCTCGGACCCCGACTGCCGCTGGTGCCCGGCCCCGGACTGCGG TTATGCTGTTATTGCCTATGGCTGTGCCAGCTGCCCGAAGCTAACTTGTGAGAGGGAAGGTTGCCAGACGGAGTTCTGCTACCACTGCAAGCAGATATGGCATCCAAATCAGACATGCGATATGGCCCGTCAACAGAGGGCCCAGAGTTTACGAGTTCGGACCAAACATACTTCAGGTCTAAGTTATGGGCAAGAATCTGGACCAG ATGACATCAAGCCATGCCCACGATGCAGTGCTTATATTATCAAGATGAATGATGGAAGCTGTAATCACATGACCTGTGCAGTGTGTGGCTGTGAATTCTGCTGGCTTTGTATGAAAGAGATCTCAGACTTGCATTACCTCAG CCCCTCTGGCTGTACATTCTGGGGCAAGAAGCCATGGAGCCGTAAGAAGAAAATTCTTTGGCAGCTGGGCACGTTGATTGGTGCTCCAGTGGGGATTTCTCTCATTGCTGGCATTGCCATTCCTGCCATGGTCATTGGCATTCCTGTTTATGTTGGAAGGAAG aTTCACAGCAGGTATGAGGGAAGGAAAACCTCCAAACACAAGAGGAATTTGGCTATCACTGGAGGAGTGACTTTGTCTGTCATTGCATCCCCAGTTATTGCTGCAGTTAGTGTTG GTATTGGTGTCCCCATTATGCTGGCATATGTCTATGGGGTTGTGCCTATTTCTCTTTGTCGTGGAGGTGGCTGTGGAGTTAGCACAGCCAACGGAAAAGGAGTGAAAATTGAATTTGATGAAGATGATGGTCCAATCACAG TGGCAGATGCCTGGAGAGCCCTCAAGAATCCCAGCATTGGGGAAAGCAGCATTGAAGGCCTGACTAGTGTATTGAGCACTAGTGGAAGCCCTACAGATGGACTCAGTGTTATGCAAGGTCCTTACAGCGAAACAGCCAGCTTTGCAGCCCTCTCAGGGGGCACGCTAAGTGGCGGCATTCTCTCCAGTGGCAAGGGAAAATACAGCAG GTTAGAAGTTCAAGCCGATGTCCAAAAGGAAATTTTCCCCAAAGACACAGCCAGTCTTGGTGCAATTAGTGACAACGCAAGCACTCGTGCTATGGCCGGTTCCATAATCAGTTCCTACAACCCACAGGACAG AGAATGCAACAATATGGAAATCCAAGTGGACATTGAAGCCAAACCAAGCCACTATCAGCTGGTGAGTGGAAGCAGCACGGAGGACTCGCTCCATGTTCATGCTCAGATGGCAGAGAATGAAGAAGAAGGTAGTGGTGGCGGAGGCAGTGAAGAGGATCCCCCCTGCAGACACCAAAGCTGTGAACAGAAAGACTGCCTGGCCAGCAAACCTTGGGACATCAGCCTGGCCCAGCCTGAAAGCATCCGCAGTGACCTAGAGAGCTCTGATACACAGTCAGACGATGTGCCAGACATCACTTCAGATGAGTGTGGCTCCCCCCGCTCCCATACTGCAGCCTGCCCCTCGACCCCCAGAGCCCAAGGTGCACCGAGCCCAAGTGCCCATATGAACCTCTCTGCCCTAGCCGAGGGACAAACTGTCTTGAAGCCAGAAGGTGGAGAAGCCAGAGTATGA
- the RNF19B gene encoding E3 ubiquitin-protein ligase RNF19B isoform X4, translating to MGSEKDSESPRSTSLHAAAPDPKCRNSGRRRRLTFHSVFSASARGRRSRAKPQAEPPPPAAPPLPAPAPAAAQAPPPEALPAEPAAEAEVEAAAAAAAEPGFDDEEAAEGGGPGAEEVECPLCLVRLPPELAPRLLSCPHRSCRDCLRHYLRLEISESRVPISCPECSERLNPHDIRLLLADPPLMHKYEEFMLRRYLASDPDCRWCPAPDCGYAVIAYGCASCPKLTCEREGCQTEFCYHCKQIWHPNQTCDMARQQRAQSLRVRTKHTSGLSYGQESGPDDIKPCPRCSAYIIKMNDGSCNHMTCAVCGCEFCWLCMKEISDLHYLSPSGCTFWGKKPWSRKKKILWQLGTLIGAPVGISLIAGIAIPAMVIGIPVYVGRKIHSRYEGRKTSKHKRNLAITGGVTLSVIASPVIAAVSVGIGVPIMLAYVYGVVPISLCRGGGCGVSTANGKGVKIEFDEDDGPITVADAWRALKNPSIGESSIEGLTSVLSTSGSPTDGLSVMQGPYSETASFAALSGGTLSGGILSSGKGKYSRECNNMEIQVDIEAKPSHYQLVSGSSTEDSLHVHAQMAENEEEGSGGGGSEEDPPCRHQSCEQKDCLASKPWDISLAQPESIRSDLESSDTQSDDVPDITSDECGSPRSHTAACPSTPRAQGAPSPSAHMNLSALAEGQTVLKPEGGEARV from the exons ATGGGCTCCGAAAAGGACTCCGAGTCGCCGCGCTCCACATCCCTACATGCGGCCGCGCCCGACCCCAAGTGCCGCAACAGCGGCCGGCGCCGGCGCCTCACCTTCCACAGCGTCTTCTCCGCCTCGGCCCGCGGTCGCCGCTCCCGGGCCAAGCCGCAGGCCGAGCCGCCGCCCCCGGCCGCGCCGCCGCTGCCCGCCCCGGCCCCTGCCGCGGCCCAGGCCCCGCCGCCCGAGGCGCTGCCCGCCGAGCCGGCCGCCGAGGCCGAGGTGgaggccgcggcggcggcggcggcggagccGGGGTTCGACGATGAGGAGGCGGCGGAGGGCGGCGGCCCAGGCGCGGAGGAGGTGGAGTGCCCGCTCTGCCTGGTGCGGCTGCCGCCCGAGCTGGCCCCGCGCCTCCTCAGCTGTCCGCACCGCTCGTGCCGGGACTGCCTCCGCCACTACCTGCGCCTGGAGATAAGCGAGAGCAGGGTGCCCATCAGCTGCCCCGAGTGCAGCGAGCGACTCAACCCGCACGACATCCGTTTGCTGCTCGCCGACCCGCCGCTTATGCACAAGTACGAGGAGTTCATGCTGCGTCGCTACCTAGCCTCGGACCCCGACTGCCGCTGGTGCCCGGCCCCGGACTGCGG TTATGCTGTTATTGCCTATGGCTGTGCCAGCTGCCCGAAGCTAACTTGTGAGAGGGAAGGTTGCCAGACGGAGTTCTGCTACCACTGCAAGCAGATATGGCATCCAAATCAGACATGCGATATGGCCCGTCAACAGAGGGCCCAGAGTTTACGAGTTCGGACCAAACATACTTCAGGTCTAAGTTATGGGCAAGAATCTGGACCAG ATGACATCAAGCCATGCCCACGATGCAGTGCTTATATTATCAAGATGAATGATGGAAGCTGTAATCACATGACCTGTGCAGTGTGTGGCTGTGAATTCTGCTGGCTTTGTATGAAAGAGATCTCAGACTTGCATTACCTCAG CCCCTCTGGCTGTACATTCTGGGGCAAGAAGCCATGGAGCCGTAAGAAGAAAATTCTTTGGCAGCTGGGCACGTTGATTGGTGCTCCAGTGGGGATTTCTCTCATTGCTGGCATTGCCATTCCTGCCATGGTCATTGGCATTCCTGTTTATGTTGGAAGGAAG aTTCACAGCAGGTATGAGGGAAGGAAAACCTCCAAACACAAGAGGAATTTGGCTATCACTGGAGGAGTGACTTTGTCTGTCATTGCATCCCCAGTTATTGCTGCAGTTAGTGTTG GTATTGGTGTCCCCATTATGCTGGCATATGTCTATGGGGTTGTGCCTATTTCTCTTTGTCGTGGAGGTGGCTGTGGAGTTAGCACAGCCAACGGAAAAGGAGTGAAAATTGAATTTGATGAAGATGATGGTCCAATCACAG TGGCAGATGCCTGGAGAGCCCTCAAGAATCCCAGCATTGGGGAAAGCAGCATTGAAGGCCTGACTAGTGTATTGAGCACTAGTGGAAGCCCTACAGATGGACTCAGTGTTATGCAAGGTCCTTACAGCGAAACAGCCAGCTTTGCAGCCCTCTCAGGGGGCACGCTAAGTGGCGGCATTCTCTCCAGTGGCAAGGGAAAATACAGCAG AGAATGCAACAATATGGAAATCCAAGTGGACATTGAAGCCAAACCAAGCCACTATCAGCTGGTGAGTGGAAGCAGCACGGAGGACTCGCTCCATGTTCATGCTCAGATGGCAGAGAATGAAGAAGAAGGTAGTGGTGGCGGAGGCAGTGAAGAGGATCCCCCCTGCAGACACCAAAGCTGTGAACAGAAAGACTGCCTGGCCAGCAAACCTTGGGACATCAGCCTGGCCCAGCCTGAAAGCATCCGCAGTGACCTAGAGAGCTCTGATACACAGTCAGACGATGTGCCAGACATCACTTCAGATGAGTGTGGCTCCCCCCGCTCCCATACTGCAGCCTGCCCCTCGACCCCCAGAGCCCAAGGTGCACCGAGCCCAAGTGCCCATATGAACCTCTCTGCCCTAGCCGAGGGACAAACTGTCTTGAAGCCAGAAGGTGGAGAAGCCAGAGTATGA
- the RNF19B gene encoding E3 ubiquitin-protein ligase RNF19B isoform X5, translating into MGSEKDSESPRSTSLHAAAPDPKCRNSGRRRRLTFHSVFSASARGRRSRAKPQAEPPPPAAPPLPAPAPAAAQAPPPEALPAEPAAEAEVEAAAAAAAEPGFDDEEAAEGGGPGAEEVECPLCLVRLPPELAPRLLSCPHRSCRDCLRHYLRLEISESRVPISCPECSERLNPHDIRLLLADPPLMHKYEEFMLRRYLASDPDCRWCPAPDCGYAVIAYGCASCPKLTCEREGCQTEFCYHCKQIWHPNQTCDMARQQRAQSLRVRTKHTSGLSYGQESGPADDIKPCPRCSAYIIKMNDGSCNHMTCAVCGCEFCWLCMKEISDLHYLSPSGCTFWGKKPWSRKKKILWQLGTLIGAPVGISLIAGIAIPAMVIGIPVYVGRKIHSRYEGRKTSKHKRNLAITGGVTLSVIASPVIAAVSVGIGVPIMLAYVYGVVPISLCRGGGCGVSTANGKGVKIEFDEDDGPITVADAWRALKNPSIGESSIEGLTSVLSTSGSPTDGLSVMQGPYSETASFAALSGGTLSGGILSSGKGKYSRLEVQADVQKEIFPKDTASLGAISDNASTRAMAGSIISSYNPQDRFSMTHA; encoded by the exons ATGGGCTCCGAAAAGGACTCCGAGTCGCCGCGCTCCACATCCCTACATGCGGCCGCGCCCGACCCCAAGTGCCGCAACAGCGGCCGGCGCCGGCGCCTCACCTTCCACAGCGTCTTCTCCGCCTCGGCCCGCGGTCGCCGCTCCCGGGCCAAGCCGCAGGCCGAGCCGCCGCCCCCGGCCGCGCCGCCGCTGCCCGCCCCGGCCCCTGCCGCGGCCCAGGCCCCGCCGCCCGAGGCGCTGCCCGCCGAGCCGGCCGCCGAGGCCGAGGTGgaggccgcggcggcggcggcggcggagccGGGGTTCGACGATGAGGAGGCGGCGGAGGGCGGCGGCCCAGGCGCGGAGGAGGTGGAGTGCCCGCTCTGCCTGGTGCGGCTGCCGCCCGAGCTGGCCCCGCGCCTCCTCAGCTGTCCGCACCGCTCGTGCCGGGACTGCCTCCGCCACTACCTGCGCCTGGAGATAAGCGAGAGCAGGGTGCCCATCAGCTGCCCCGAGTGCAGCGAGCGACTCAACCCGCACGACATCCGTTTGCTGCTCGCCGACCCGCCGCTTATGCACAAGTACGAGGAGTTCATGCTGCGTCGCTACCTAGCCTCGGACCCCGACTGCCGCTGGTGCCCGGCCCCGGACTGCGG TTATGCTGTTATTGCCTATGGCTGTGCCAGCTGCCCGAAGCTAACTTGTGAGAGGGAAGGTTGCCAGACGGAGTTCTGCTACCACTGCAAGCAGATATGGCATCCAAATCAGACATGCGATATGGCCCGTCAACAGAGGGCCCAGAGTTTACGAGTTCGGACCAAACATACTTCAGGTCTAAGTTATGGGCAAGAATCTGGACCAG CAGATGACATCAAGCCATGCCCACGATGCAGTGCTTATATTATCAAGATGAATGATGGAAGCTGTAATCACATGACCTGTGCAGTGTGTGGCTGTGAATTCTGCTGGCTTTGTATGAAAGAGATCTCAGACTTGCATTACCTCAG CCCCTCTGGCTGTACATTCTGGGGCAAGAAGCCATGGAGCCGTAAGAAGAAAATTCTTTGGCAGCTGGGCACGTTGATTGGTGCTCCAGTGGGGATTTCTCTCATTGCTGGCATTGCCATTCCTGCCATGGTCATTGGCATTCCTGTTTATGTTGGAAGGAAG aTTCACAGCAGGTATGAGGGAAGGAAAACCTCCAAACACAAGAGGAATTTGGCTATCACTGGAGGAGTGACTTTGTCTGTCATTGCATCCCCAGTTATTGCTGCAGTTAGTGTTG GTATTGGTGTCCCCATTATGCTGGCATATGTCTATGGGGTTGTGCCTATTTCTCTTTGTCGTGGAGGTGGCTGTGGAGTTAGCACAGCCAACGGAAAAGGAGTGAAAATTGAATTTGATGAAGATGATGGTCCAATCACAG TGGCAGATGCCTGGAGAGCCCTCAAGAATCCCAGCATTGGGGAAAGCAGCATTGAAGGCCTGACTAGTGTATTGAGCACTAGTGGAAGCCCTACAGATGGACTCAGTGTTATGCAAGGTCCTTACAGCGAAACAGCCAGCTTTGCAGCCCTCTCAGGGGGCACGCTAAGTGGCGGCATTCTCTCCAGTGGCAAGGGAAAATACAGCAG GTTAGAAGTTCAAGCCGATGTCCAAAAGGAAATTTTCCCCAAAGACACAGCCAGTCTTGGTGCAATTAGTGACAACGCAAGCACTCGTGCTATGGCCGGTTCCATAATCAGTTCCTACAACCCACAGGACAG GTTTAGCATGACTCATGCATGA
- the RNF19B gene encoding E3 ubiquitin-protein ligase RNF19B isoform X1, whose protein sequence is MGSEKDSESPRSTSLHAAAPDPKCRNSGRRRRLTFHSVFSASARGRRSRAKPQAEPPPPAAPPLPAPAPAAAQAPPPEALPAEPAAEAEVEAAAAAAAEPGFDDEEAAEGGGPGAEEVECPLCLVRLPPELAPRLLSCPHRSCRDCLRHYLRLEISESRVPISCPECSERLNPHDIRLLLADPPLMHKYEEFMLRRYLASDPDCRWCPAPDCGYAVIAYGCASCPKLTCEREGCQTEFCYHCKQIWHPNQTCDMARQQRAQSLRVRTKHTSGLSYGQESGPADDIKPCPRCSAYIIKMNDGSCNHMTCAVCGCEFCWLCMKEISDLHYLSPSGCTFWGKKPWSRKKKILWQLGTLIGAPVGISLIAGIAIPAMVIGIPVYVGRKIHSRYEGRKTSKHKRNLAITGGVTLSVIASPVIAAVSVGIGVPIMLAYVYGVVPISLCRGGGCGVSTANGKGVKIEFDEDDGPITVADAWRALKNPSIGESSIEGLTSVLSTSGSPTDGLSVMQGPYSETASFAALSGGTLSGGILSSGKGKYSRLEVQADVQKEIFPKDTASLGAISDNASTRAMAGSIISSYNPQDRECNNMEIQVDIEAKPSHYQLVSGSSTEDSLHVHAQMAENEEEGSGGGGSEEDPPCRHQSCEQKDCLASKPWDISLAQPESIRSDLESSDTQSDDVPDITSDECGSPRSHTAACPSTPRAQGAPSPSAHMNLSALAEGQTVLKPEGGEARV, encoded by the exons ATGGGCTCCGAAAAGGACTCCGAGTCGCCGCGCTCCACATCCCTACATGCGGCCGCGCCCGACCCCAAGTGCCGCAACAGCGGCCGGCGCCGGCGCCTCACCTTCCACAGCGTCTTCTCCGCCTCGGCCCGCGGTCGCCGCTCCCGGGCCAAGCCGCAGGCCGAGCCGCCGCCCCCGGCCGCGCCGCCGCTGCCCGCCCCGGCCCCTGCCGCGGCCCAGGCCCCGCCGCCCGAGGCGCTGCCCGCCGAGCCGGCCGCCGAGGCCGAGGTGgaggccgcggcggcggcggcggcggagccGGGGTTCGACGATGAGGAGGCGGCGGAGGGCGGCGGCCCAGGCGCGGAGGAGGTGGAGTGCCCGCTCTGCCTGGTGCGGCTGCCGCCCGAGCTGGCCCCGCGCCTCCTCAGCTGTCCGCACCGCTCGTGCCGGGACTGCCTCCGCCACTACCTGCGCCTGGAGATAAGCGAGAGCAGGGTGCCCATCAGCTGCCCCGAGTGCAGCGAGCGACTCAACCCGCACGACATCCGTTTGCTGCTCGCCGACCCGCCGCTTATGCACAAGTACGAGGAGTTCATGCTGCGTCGCTACCTAGCCTCGGACCCCGACTGCCGCTGGTGCCCGGCCCCGGACTGCGG TTATGCTGTTATTGCCTATGGCTGTGCCAGCTGCCCGAAGCTAACTTGTGAGAGGGAAGGTTGCCAGACGGAGTTCTGCTACCACTGCAAGCAGATATGGCATCCAAATCAGACATGCGATATGGCCCGTCAACAGAGGGCCCAGAGTTTACGAGTTCGGACCAAACATACTTCAGGTCTAAGTTATGGGCAAGAATCTGGACCAG CAGATGACATCAAGCCATGCCCACGATGCAGTGCTTATATTATCAAGATGAATGATGGAAGCTGTAATCACATGACCTGTGCAGTGTGTGGCTGTGAATTCTGCTGGCTTTGTATGAAAGAGATCTCAGACTTGCATTACCTCAG CCCCTCTGGCTGTACATTCTGGGGCAAGAAGCCATGGAGCCGTAAGAAGAAAATTCTTTGGCAGCTGGGCACGTTGATTGGTGCTCCAGTGGGGATTTCTCTCATTGCTGGCATTGCCATTCCTGCCATGGTCATTGGCATTCCTGTTTATGTTGGAAGGAAG aTTCACAGCAGGTATGAGGGAAGGAAAACCTCCAAACACAAGAGGAATTTGGCTATCACTGGAGGAGTGACTTTGTCTGTCATTGCATCCCCAGTTATTGCTGCAGTTAGTGTTG GTATTGGTGTCCCCATTATGCTGGCATATGTCTATGGGGTTGTGCCTATTTCTCTTTGTCGTGGAGGTGGCTGTGGAGTTAGCACAGCCAACGGAAAAGGAGTGAAAATTGAATTTGATGAAGATGATGGTCCAATCACAG TGGCAGATGCCTGGAGAGCCCTCAAGAATCCCAGCATTGGGGAAAGCAGCATTGAAGGCCTGACTAGTGTATTGAGCACTAGTGGAAGCCCTACAGATGGACTCAGTGTTATGCAAGGTCCTTACAGCGAAACAGCCAGCTTTGCAGCCCTCTCAGGGGGCACGCTAAGTGGCGGCATTCTCTCCAGTGGCAAGGGAAAATACAGCAG GTTAGAAGTTCAAGCCGATGTCCAAAAGGAAATTTTCCCCAAAGACACAGCCAGTCTTGGTGCAATTAGTGACAACGCAAGCACTCGTGCTATGGCCGGTTCCATAATCAGTTCCTACAACCCACAGGACAG AGAATGCAACAATATGGAAATCCAAGTGGACATTGAAGCCAAACCAAGCCACTATCAGCTGGTGAGTGGAAGCAGCACGGAGGACTCGCTCCATGTTCATGCTCAGATGGCAGAGAATGAAGAAGAAGGTAGTGGTGGCGGAGGCAGTGAAGAGGATCCCCCCTGCAGACACCAAAGCTGTGAACAGAAAGACTGCCTGGCCAGCAAACCTTGGGACATCAGCCTGGCCCAGCCTGAAAGCATCCGCAGTGACCTAGAGAGCTCTGATACACAGTCAGACGATGTGCCAGACATCACTTCAGATGAGTGTGGCTCCCCCCGCTCCCATACTGCAGCCTGCCCCTCGACCCCCAGAGCCCAAGGTGCACCGAGCCCAAGTGCCCATATGAACCTCTCTGCCCTAGCCGAGGGACAAACTGTCTTGAAGCCAGAAGGTGGAGAAGCCAGAGTATGA